In the Myxococcota bacterium genome, one interval contains:
- a CDS encoding flagellin, whose translation MGLRINTNPASLNAQRNLSNSTNMLQRSLERLSSGLRITRASDDAAGLAISERLRADVRSLQQAQRNALDGISLLQVGEGALNETSGNLIRMRELAIQAANGTLGAGERTTLNQEFSALIDEIDRVAAVTEFNGTALLDGTTTSVSFQVGADNTANDRISVAGVDATATGLGVNALAITTSTDAQNALATLDTAIDSVAGLRADFGTAQNRLESTIRSIAVSVENTAAAESRIRDVDVASETATLTRFQVLQQAGISVLAQANVSTQNALSLLQ comes from the coding sequence ATGGGTCTTCGGATCAATACGAACCCGGCTTCGCTGAACGCTCAGCGGAACCTTTCGAACAGTACGAACATGCTCCAGCGATCGCTCGAGCGTCTCTCCTCGGGTCTCCGCATCACGCGGGCCTCGGACGACGCTGCGGGCCTCGCCATCTCCGAGCGACTGCGCGCGGACGTGCGCAGTCTCCAGCAGGCTCAGCGAAACGCCCTCGACGGCATTTCGCTCCTGCAGGTCGGTGAAGGCGCGCTGAACGAGACCAGCGGCAACCTGATTCGGATGCGTGAGCTCGCGATTCAGGCCGCCAACGGCACGCTGGGCGCAGGTGAGCGGACGACGCTGAATCAGGAGTTCTCGGCCCTGATCGACGAGATCGACCGCGTCGCGGCCGTTACCGAGTTCAACGGCACCGCGCTCCTCGACGGCACGACGACCTCGGTCTCGTTCCAGGTGGGCGCGGACAACACCGCCAACGACCGCATCTCGGTCGCCGGTGTGGACGCCACCGCGACGGGTCTCGGCGTGAATGCCCTGGCGATCACGACGTCCACCGACGCGCAGAACGCCCTGGCCACCCTCGACACGGCGATCGACTCGGTCGCCGGTCTCCGCGCCGACTTCGGTACGGCGCAGAACCGGCTCGAATCCACGATTCGATCGATCGCGGTCAGCGTCGAGAACACGGCCGCTGCCGAGTCGCGCATCCGCGACGTCGACGTGGCCTCGGAGACCGCAACCCTGACGCGGTTCCAGGTGCTCCAGCAGGCGGGCATCTCGGTGCTCGCCCAGGCCAACGTGTCTACGCAGAACGCGCTCTCGCTGCTGCAGTAG
- the csrA gene encoding carbon storage regulator CsrA: MLVLTRRDDESVRIGPDVRIRILQISGRQVRLGIEAPADVLIVREELYDRAAAANRDAALADPSDAG; encoded by the coding sequence ATGTTGGTCCTGACCCGACGTGACGACGAATCCGTTCGGATCGGACCCGATGTCCGGATCCGCATCCTCCAGATCTCGGGCCGCCAGGTACGACTCGGCATCGAGGCGCCGGCCGACGTGCTGATCGTGCGCGAGGAGCTCTATGACCGCGCCGCGGCCGCCAACCGGGACGCCGCTCTGGCCGACCCGAGCGATGCCGGATGA
- a CDS encoding GGDEF domain-containing protein yields the protein MTEERRRRIRSLTDEAAEPEAPENASPADAGSPGVDVDTCLDSFASMLRHWGRGTFDLPSTTGADASNQFEAWARHLLLGTPPPGAEDETSQVRDWIELDRFVRQHRSEEREHVISSLQDLRQTLWVFVESFSKAVSADRSSDARVKSQLTNLREAVKADDTSQLRQQASAAANLIEGVIEVRAARYENQIERLSSRLDQLATQLIESREKGAIDALTGVYNRASFDEHLTRVTQLGAVLGSCAIVFMIDVDHFKWVNDKYGHQVGDEILRKVARGLKRCLRRRDDFVGRYGGDEFVAIIRGRTQKEALEEGERLLFAIKEIEVPHEGETVRVSASIGAAVLISGETTKEWLGRADKAMYEAKQGGRERVSVADGDSE from the coding sequence ATGACCGAAGAGCGAAGACGGCGCATTCGCTCGCTGACCGACGAAGCGGCCGAGCCGGAGGCGCCCGAGAACGCCTCTCCCGCGGACGCGGGCTCGCCGGGCGTCGACGTGGACACGTGCCTGGACTCCTTTGCCTCGATGCTGCGGCATTGGGGGCGCGGCACGTTCGACCTTCCGAGCACAACGGGCGCTGATGCCTCGAACCAGTTCGAGGCGTGGGCACGCCACCTCTTGCTCGGAACCCCGCCGCCCGGTGCTGAAGACGAAACCTCCCAGGTGCGGGATTGGATCGAGCTCGATCGCTTCGTGCGTCAGCACCGGAGCGAGGAACGCGAGCACGTGATCTCCAGCCTCCAGGACCTGCGGCAAACCCTCTGGGTGTTCGTGGAGTCGTTCAGCAAGGCGGTGTCCGCGGATCGATCTTCGGACGCGCGCGTGAAGAGCCAGCTCACGAACCTGCGCGAGGCGGTGAAGGCCGACGACACGAGCCAGCTCCGTCAGCAGGCGTCGGCAGCAGCCAACCTGATCGAGGGTGTGATCGAGGTTCGCGCGGCGCGCTACGAGAACCAGATCGAGCGCCTCTCGTCCCGACTCGACCAGCTCGCGACTCAGCTGATCGAGTCGCGCGAGAAGGGCGCGATCGACGCGCTGACGGGCGTCTACAACCGGGCCTCCTTCGACGAACACCTGACGCGCGTGACCCAGCTCGGAGCCGTGCTCGGTAGCTGTGCCATCGTCTTCATGATCGACGTCGATCATTTCAAGTGGGTGAACGACAAGTACGGTCACCAGGTTGGAGACGAGATCCTGCGGAAGGTCGCACGCGGCCTGAAGCGCTGCCTGCGTCGCCGCGACGACTTCGTCGGTCGGTACGGCGGCGACGAGTTCGTCGCCATCATCCGGGGTCGCACGCAGAAGGAGGCCCTCGAAGAGGGCGAACGGCTCCTGTTCGCGATCAAGGAGATCGAGGTGCCCCACGAAGGCGAGACCGTCCGCGTGTCCGCCTCGATCGGGGCCGCCGTCCTGATCTCGGGCGAGACCACCAAGGAGTGGTTGGGTCGGGCCGACAAGGCCATGTACGAAGCCAAACAGGGCGGCCGCGAGCGCGTCTCCGTCGCGGATGGCGACTCCGAGTAG
- the flgL gene encoding flagellar hook-associated protein FlgL, giving the protein MGTRITQSMLYRMSLANLDRTRGQLARTQEQASSGLRINRPSDDPLGAGTALTLRAATDAVEQLLRNGSAARARVAALDDALASTSDLVIRARELAVQGANSPVGDSTAEIAREIESLFGALVANANTRYGGGYIFAGYAAEAAPFTTAGAFSDAPPTAPTVSFVGDSGEIQVGIEEGQTVRVTLDGRRVFQGDADGDGNPDAGRVDLFQVFGDLRNALVAGDETAIGAALPELDTALRQLGTERTAAGGVLSQLDAAEQRLANQEVRLASRLSEVQDADLARVVSDLVRQETALQAGLSAMGRLMPPNLLDFLA; this is encoded by the coding sequence ATGGGCACCCGCATTACGCAATCGATGCTCTACCGCATGTCGCTGGCCAACCTGGACCGTACGCGCGGCCAGCTCGCCCGCACCCAGGAACAGGCCTCGAGTGGCCTGCGCATCAATCGACCGTCCGACGATCCGCTCGGCGCGGGTACCGCCCTGACCCTGCGCGCAGCCACCGACGCGGTCGAGCAGCTGCTTCGCAACGGTTCGGCCGCGCGTGCACGGGTCGCGGCACTGGACGACGCCCTCGCGTCGACGAGTGACCTGGTGATCCGGGCCCGTGAGCTGGCGGTGCAGGGCGCGAACAGTCCGGTGGGAGACTCCACCGCCGAGATCGCCCGCGAGATCGAATCCCTGTTCGGCGCGCTCGTTGCGAACGCCAACACGCGCTACGGCGGCGGCTACATCTTCGCGGGCTACGCCGCCGAGGCGGCCCCGTTCACCACGGCCGGCGCGTTCAGCGACGCTCCCCCGACCGCCCCGACCGTGAGCTTCGTCGGGGATTCGGGCGAGATCCAGGTCGGCATCGAAGAGGGGCAGACCGTCCGCGTCACGCTGGATGGACGCCGCGTCTTCCAGGGCGACGCAGACGGAGATGGCAACCCGGACGCTGGACGGGTGGATCTCTTCCAGGTGTTCGGCGACCTGCGCAACGCGCTGGTTGCCGGTGACGAAACCGCGATCGGCGCGGCCCTTCCCGAGCTCGACACCGCGCTCCGCCAACTCGGCACCGAGCGAACCGCCGCGGGAGGCGTCCTCTCCCAACTGGATGCCGCCGAGCAACGGCTCGCGAATCAGGAAGTACGGCTGGCTTCGCGCCTCTCCGAGGTCCAGGACGCAGACCTCGCGCGCGTGGTCTCGGACCTGGTGCGGCAGGAGACCGCCCTGCAGGCGGGACTCTCCGCGATGGGCCGCCTGATGCCGCCGAACCTGCTGGACTTCCTCGCCTGA
- a CDS encoding flagellar hook-basal body complex protein FliE, producing the protein MDAIQAFERLGLSALSGAEQKRPAAGAKPADAVSDPRFADQIRESLGKTNELLVRANQAASDVATGEGDAVEAVLALTKAEVALRHTVAMSSRALEAYREVMRLQL; encoded by the coding sequence ATGGACGCGATTCAGGCGTTTGAGCGTCTCGGGCTCTCCGCGCTGTCCGGTGCGGAGCAGAAGCGACCCGCGGCGGGGGCGAAGCCCGCCGATGCGGTGAGCGACCCGCGCTTCGCCGACCAGATTCGCGAGAGCCTCGGCAAGACCAACGAACTCCTCGTGCGCGCGAACCAGGCCGCGTCCGACGTAGCGACCGGCGAAGGCGATGCCGTCGAGGCCGTCCTCGCACTGACGAAGGCCGAGGTGGCGTTGCGTCACACCGTGGCGATGAGCTCCCGGGCGCTCGAAGCGTACCGAGAAGTGATGAGGCTCCAGCTCTAG
- a CDS encoding GNAT family N-acetyltransferase, which translates to MEHWLDDGLRRGEHGRLASEYPLSMGASGTRRHHVIYQQGRPAAHAMLHPVEIQTQGRRLRVGLVGNVYTDPAYRGRHFASACVDACVADARRLRLPLVLLWSDAWDFYARLGFHPVSRERFLALEAERIVAAEPPRISPIEVGAPVERDWLALESLYAAKPQRVLRKAGALRQLAAAPDCVLRVARVAGSPAGYAAVGRGDDFPGVIHEWAGGPGAVLACLADLVRGSGAHTLLCGPSDEPAVERLIQAGAKPRDGAFALARVLDAPAIWRTWVPNGSGVQLIHEKQHWRLQSLGQSVVLDAPETLDLLFGAGVRGRVRAKLPRLLRRRLDPLLPWPLYLWGFDSI; encoded by the coding sequence TTGGAACACTGGTTGGACGACGGGCTTCGCCGCGGCGAACACGGTCGCCTGGCCTCCGAGTACCCGCTGTCGATGGGGGCGAGCGGCACGCGGCGCCACCACGTGATCTATCAGCAGGGACGCCCTGCGGCTCACGCGATGCTGCATCCCGTCGAGATCCAGACCCAGGGGCGTCGTTTGCGGGTCGGCCTGGTGGGAAACGTGTACACCGACCCCGCGTACCGGGGACGGCACTTCGCGAGCGCGTGCGTGGACGCCTGTGTCGCCGACGCGCGACGGCTGCGCCTGCCGCTCGTGCTGCTGTGGAGCGATGCCTGGGACTTCTATGCCCGGCTGGGTTTCCACCCGGTGTCGCGCGAACGATTCCTCGCGCTCGAGGCAGAACGCATCGTCGCGGCGGAGCCGCCGCGCATCTCGCCGATCGAGGTGGGGGCCCCGGTGGAACGCGACTGGCTGGCCCTCGAGTCGCTCTACGCGGCGAAGCCCCAGCGGGTCCTGCGTAAGGCCGGCGCGCTGCGCCAGCTGGCCGCGGCTCCGGATTGTGTGCTGCGCGTCGCGCGCGTCGCCGGGAGCCCGGCGGGCTACGCGGCGGTGGGGCGGGGCGACGACTTCCCCGGCGTGATTCACGAGTGGGCGGGCGGACCGGGAGCCGTCCTCGCCTGTCTGGCGGATCTCGTCCGCGGCAGCGGTGCCCACACCTTGCTGTGCGGACCGAGCGACGAGCCTGCGGTCGAGCGACTGATCCAGGCCGGCGCGAAGCCGCGCGACGGAGCCTTCGCCCTGGCACGCGTGCTCGACGCGCCGGCGATCTGGCGCACCTGGGTTCCGAACGGCTCCGGCGTGCAGCTGATCCACGAGAAGCAGCACTGGCGCCTGCAGAGCCTGGGGCAGAGCGTCGTGCTCGATGCGCCCGAGACGCTGGACCTCCTGTTCGGCGCAGGGGTTCGCGGTCGCGTGCGCGCGAAGCTGCCGCGCCTGCTGCGGCGTCGGCTGGATCCCCTGCTGCCCTGGCCCCTCTACCTCTGGGGTTTCGACTCGATCTGA
- the fliD gene encoding flagellar filament capping protein FliD — protein sequence MGLRVGGLVSGLDTNALIEGLMAFERRPLDLVNTRRDDLRAERSLFVELNRRLDALRDAAAALDNRNSLLSGPATEEELLAFTATSSDETVATATANSNANPGTVEISVQNLAQPARVVSSTYVTDTGIIAQAGRTLSIDHGGANPIEITVGVNGASLVDLRGMINEDVNNEGRVRADVIFDGSLYRLVMSGTQTGAANDVVVTSDILGEPFGFGPFVDPTLSEPAEDAELTVLGLPNVTRPSNEISDLLPGLTFNLLSEGAASTQIQVARDDETINGQFQAFIDAYNSVTQFIRDQARFNETTESAGPLSGDSTLRDIELRIQGLIAQGFEFTNNPFTSLGNLGVSLNGDGLLELDAEALASALETNSPAVRQLLGGAEVDDPENPGETIFSNGIASQLATLLDGYTKDSVDDEGETVTAILTGRLNGFDDRIASLDEQIARLELRLEERETFLVRQFTQLESVLAGLQGQQNSLLGLVQVNNNNN from the coding sequence ATGGGATTGCGGGTTGGCGGACTCGTCAGCGGCCTGGACACGAATGCCCTCATCGAAGGCCTGATGGCCTTCGAGCGGCGCCCGCTCGACCTGGTCAACACCCGGCGCGACGACCTGCGCGCCGAACGCTCCCTGTTCGTCGAACTCAACCGCCGACTCGACGCCCTGCGCGACGCGGCCGCGGCCCTCGACAACCGCAACAGCCTCCTCTCCGGTCCCGCGACCGAGGAGGAGCTCCTCGCCTTCACCGCCACCTCGTCCGACGAAACGGTGGCGACGGCCACGGCCAACTCGAACGCCAACCCAGGCACTGTCGAGATCTCGGTCCAGAACCTCGCCCAGCCGGCGCGCGTGGTCTCTTCGACCTACGTCACGGATACCGGGATCATCGCCCAGGCCGGCCGCACCCTGTCGATCGATCACGGCGGCGCCAACCCGATCGAGATCACGGTCGGCGTCAACGGTGCCTCGCTCGTCGACCTCCGCGGAATGATCAACGAAGACGTGAACAACGAAGGCCGCGTCCGCGCCGACGTGATCTTCGACGGTTCTCTCTATCGCCTGGTGATGAGCGGCACCCAGACCGGGGCGGCGAACGATGTCGTGGTCACCTCGGACATCCTGGGCGAGCCCTTCGGCTTCGGCCCCTTCGTCGATCCGACGTTGAGCGAACCGGCCGAGGACGCCGAGCTCACCGTGCTCGGGCTTCCGAACGTCACGCGCCCCAGCAATGAGATCAGCGATCTGCTCCCGGGGCTGACCTTCAACCTGCTCTCCGAAGGCGCAGCCTCGACCCAGATTCAGGTGGCGCGCGACGACGAGACCATCAACGGACAGTTCCAGGCGTTCATCGACGCGTACAACAGCGTCACCCAGTTCATTCGGGATCAGGCCCGCTTCAACGAAACCACCGAGTCGGCTGGGCCGCTCTCGGGCGACTCGACCCTTCGCGACATCGAGCTCCGGATCCAGGGCCTGATCGCGCAGGGCTTCGAGTTCACCAACAACCCCTTCACGTCGCTCGGCAACCTCGGGGTATCGCTCAACGGCGACGGCCTCCTGGAGCTCGACGCCGAAGCGCTCGCCTCGGCCCTCGAGACCAACTCCCCCGCCGTACGCCAGTTGCTCGGTGGCGCCGAGGTGGACGACCCGGAGAATCCGGGGGAGACGATCTTCTCGAACGGCATCGCCTCCCAGCTCGCGACGCTGCTGGACGGCTACACGAAGGATTCGGTCGACGACGAAGGCGAGACCGTCACCGCCATCCTGACCGGGCGCCTCAACGGCTTCGACGACCGCATCGCCAGCCTCGACGAACAGATCGCACGCCTCGAACTGCGGCTCGAGGAGCGCGAGACCTTCCTCGTCCGCCAGTTTACCCAGCTCGAATCCGTGCTCGCCGGGCTCCAGGGGCAGCAGAACTCGCTCCTCGGCCTGGTCCAGGTCAACAACAACAACAACTAA
- the flgB gene encoding flagellar basal body rod protein FlgB, whose product MERLLAGPIGVLEDAMRFRATRQGVLAANVANADTPGYRRMDIEFQDALDRAAETLEATRSRHLTAGPEGVRVVRGPRGTRPDGNGIDRDQEALTLSRNAGAFTKQANILSRVYVIARIAATGEQR is encoded by the coding sequence ATGGAGAGGCTGCTGGCCGGCCCGATCGGCGTGCTCGAGGACGCGATGCGCTTTCGCGCCACCCGCCAGGGGGTGCTCGCCGCGAACGTCGCCAACGCCGACACCCCGGGCTATCGGCGGATGGACATCGAGTTCCAGGACGCCCTCGATCGAGCGGCCGAGACCCTCGAAGCGACCCGCTCTCGCCACCTGACCGCGGGGCCGGAAGGCGTGCGCGTGGTCCGGGGTCCGCGTGGCACCCGTCCCGATGGCAACGGGATCGATCGTGACCAGGAAGCCCTGACCCTGTCACGCAACGCGGGCGCCTTCACCAAGCAGGCCAACATCCTTTCGCGGGTCTACGTGATCGCCCGCATCGCCGCGACCGGCGAGCAGCGCTAG
- the fliS gene encoding flagellar export chaperone FliS has protein sequence MVNPYLQNEIRTASPEALVVRLYERAILCAREARELTEAQQAETRNARLRRALDIVNELRSSLDMDRGGEIAANLDALYEFVSHRLLAAGMQSEGEPIEDALRILEILVEPWREIAHGARAAS, from the coding sequence TTGGTCAACCCTTATCTCCAGAACGAGATCCGTACCGCGAGCCCCGAGGCACTGGTCGTGCGCCTCTACGAGCGCGCGATCCTCTGCGCCCGTGAAGCGCGTGAGCTGACCGAGGCCCAGCAGGCCGAGACCCGGAACGCCCGTCTCCGACGTGCCCTGGACATCGTGAACGAGCTTCGCAGCTCCCTCGACATGGACCGCGGTGGCGAGATCGCGGCCAACCTCGACGCGCTCTACGAGTTCGTGTCCCACCGCCTGCTGGCGGCGGGCATGCAGTCCGAGGGAGAGCCGATCGAGGACGCCTTGCGCATCCTCGAAATCCTCGTCGAACCGTGGCGTGAGATCGCCCACGGTGCGCGGGCGGCGTCGTGA
- a CDS encoding flagellar assembly protein FliW — translation MSETTPSAPAHLEGSESAEPAECISIAHRRAGDLRVAKRDVLCFDGIPGFPEARRWALVAHDVPSVFSWLVSLDDPNLALPVVDARALFSGYAPKLSRSVLDAVGAGDAEEVVVLAIANLRHQPAVVNLSAPLLVHAGTRRGVQAILEEELPVAAPVPDGAPSPGDAAQIESKPQR, via the coding sequence ATGAGCGAGACCACCCCGAGCGCGCCCGCCCATCTCGAAGGGTCGGAAAGCGCCGAACCCGCGGAGTGCATCTCGATCGCGCACCGCCGCGCCGGAGACCTGCGCGTCGCGAAGCGCGATGTCCTGTGCTTCGACGGGATCCCCGGCTTCCCCGAGGCACGCCGCTGGGCCCTCGTCGCCCACGACGTCCCGTCCGTCTTCTCGTGGCTGGTCAGCCTCGACGATCCGAACCTCGCGCTGCCCGTCGTCGATGCGCGCGCGCTCTTCTCCGGTTATGCGCCGAAGCTGTCGCGCAGCGTGCTCGACGCCGTCGGAGCCGGCGACGCCGAAGAGGTGGTCGTCCTGGCGATCGCCAATCTGCGCCACCAGCCCGCCGTGGTGAATCTCTCGGCGCCGCTCCTCGTACACGCGGGAACCCGACGGGGCGTCCAGGCGATCCTCGAAGAGGAACTCCCGGTCGCGGCTCCGGTGCCCGACGGCGCGCCGTCGCCGGGCGACGCCGCTCAGATCGAGTCGAAACCCCAGAGGTAG
- a CDS encoding sigma 54-interacting transcriptional regulator: MNVWVRVADPHLQRDVALATRRAGHGAWEADADALPRDRDAHFDVAVVDLSDATGWQMLRTLRSQVPRLRLLAIGPARERGSVIRALREGAHGFLRRPFDVESLERALESVASRARRRRTDAGLVAESPAMRPLLAHLERAARSDATVLLTGETGTGKSHLARWLHERSPRAGNPCVELDAGDLRGEGDFVTAAAGQQAAPLELADGGTLVLEGIERLSPHGQEAVLRLLQHRSVLHTHPAVDVRVVATSRCDLDRAVAEGRFSRDLRERLRVIDLLIPPLRERREDLLPLARRFLASFAPSATLPQAPLPSDLQRELAQHAFPGNLHELENWMRRTALDMPAAGPEPAATATTAHRIDVEGFDLREIECTVIARALEVAEGNRAMAARALGISPRTLRNKIRRYALD, translated from the coding sequence GTGAACGTCTGGGTCCGGGTCGCCGATCCTCATTTGCAGCGGGACGTCGCCCTTGCGACGCGCCGCGCGGGACACGGTGCGTGGGAGGCCGATGCCGACGCACTGCCGCGGGATCGCGATGCCCATTTCGACGTCGCCGTCGTCGACCTCTCCGATGCGACGGGCTGGCAGATGCTGCGAACCCTGCGCAGCCAGGTTCCGCGCTTGCGACTCCTGGCGATCGGGCCCGCCCGCGAGCGGGGTTCCGTGATCCGCGCCCTGCGAGAAGGCGCGCACGGTTTCCTGCGGCGGCCCTTCGACGTCGAATCTCTCGAACGGGCGCTGGAGAGCGTCGCTTCCCGCGCGCGCAGGCGCCGCACGGACGCGGGCCTCGTCGCCGAGTCGCCCGCGATGCGACCGCTGCTGGCACACCTCGAGCGGGCGGCGCGCAGCGACGCCACCGTGCTCCTGACCGGAGAGACTGGCACCGGGAAGAGCCATCTCGCCCGCTGGCTCCATGAGCGCAGCCCGCGCGCGGGCAACCCGTGCGTGGAACTCGACGCGGGCGACCTCCGCGGAGAAGGCGACTTCGTGACCGCGGCGGCGGGGCAGCAGGCGGCCCCCCTCGAGCTCGCCGATGGCGGGACGCTGGTGCTCGAGGGCATCGAACGACTCTCTCCCCACGGCCAGGAGGCCGTGCTGCGGCTGCTGCAGCACCGCTCCGTGCTCCACACGCACCCCGCGGTGGATGTTCGGGTGGTGGCGACCAGCCGCTGCGATCTCGATCGGGCGGTCGCCGAGGGCCGCTTCTCCCGCGATCTCCGCGAGCGGCTCCGCGTCATCGACCTCCTCATCCCGCCCCTCCGCGAGCGGCGCGAAGATCTCCTACCGCTGGCGCGCCGCTTCCTGGCCAGCTTCGCGCCCTCCGCAACCCTTCCCCAGGCCCCGCTCCCGAGCGACCTCCAGCGCGAGCTCGCGCAGCACGCCTTCCCGGGGAACCTCCACGAACTCGAGAACTGGATGCGGCGCACCGCGCTCGACATGCCCGCCGCCGGACCGGAGCCTGCCGCCACCGCGACGACCGCGCATCGCATCGACGTCGAGGGATTCGATCTCCGCGAGATCGAATGCACGGTGATCGCTCGCGCTCTCGAGGTGGCCGAAGGCAACCGGGCCATGGCCGCACGCGCGTTGGGCATCAGCCCGCGCACGCTGCGCAACAAGATTCGACGCTACGCGCTCGACTGA
- the flgC gene encoding flagellar basal body rod protein FlgC: MKFGDIMDIAASGLTTQRARMAAAASNLANVHTTRDDSGQVYRRRDPVIAARPVGGPFGSTLDRALRTVQVQEVAIDSRAPIERFDPSHPDANEEGIVAMPRVNVVNELANVMSASRSYEANLVIVRKVREMTEAAMQIGR; the protein is encoded by the coding sequence ATGAAGTTCGGTGACATCATGGACATCGCGGCCTCGGGCCTCACCACCCAACGGGCCCGGATGGCCGCCGCCGCCTCGAATCTCGCCAACGTCCACACCACCCGGGACGACTCGGGTCAGGTGTACCGCCGCCGCGATCCCGTGATCGCAGCACGGCCCGTGGGCGGACCCTTCGGAAGCACGCTGGATCGCGCGCTCCGCACTGTCCAGGTGCAGGAGGTCGCGATCGACTCACGGGCCCCGATCGAACGCTTCGACCCGTCGCACCCCGACGCCAACGAAGAGGGCATCGTCGCGATGCCGCGGGTGAACGTCGTCAACGAGCTCGCGAACGTGATGTCGGCGAGCCGCTCCTATGAAGCCAACCTGGTCATCGTGCGCAAAGTGCGCGAGATGACCGAAGCCGCGATGCAGATCGGACGCTGA
- a CDS encoding PilZ domain-containing protein, with protein MAAIEAQGLEKRDYFRVQTQLPLRAQVISAGERSRLEREIYAGETGDLGDVDPQLAAWMDRLEVKLDRILEILGEDRQELRPSEVHDVVISGSGISWVTQDPVAHDATLLLEFELPGPPAQRVRCLGVVVRTIPRDDGSEVACGFSAIREEDRESIIRHCLDVERFALRSRSTARDDA; from the coding sequence ATGGCGGCAATCGAAGCGCAGGGTCTCGAGAAACGCGACTACTTTCGCGTCCAAACCCAGTTGCCACTCCGGGCGCAGGTCATCTCGGCTGGCGAGCGAAGTCGCTTGGAGCGAGAGATCTACGCGGGCGAGACGGGCGACCTGGGCGACGTCGACCCCCAGCTCGCCGCGTGGATGGACCGTCTCGAGGTCAAGCTCGACCGGATACTCGAGATCCTCGGAGAAGACCGGCAAGAGCTGCGGCCCAGCGAGGTCCACGATGTCGTGATCTCGGGCAGCGGGATCAGTTGGGTCACCCAGGACCCGGTCGCGCACGATGCGACGCTCCTGCTCGAGTTCGAGCTGCCCGGCCCGCCGGCCCAGCGCGTTCGTTGCCTGGGCGTGGTGGTCCGGACGATCCCGCGCGACGATGGAAGCGAGGTCGCCTGCGGGTTCTCCGCGATCCGCGAGGAGGATCGCGAATCCATCATCCGCCACTGTCTCGATGTCGAGCGCTTCGCGCTGCGTTCACGATCGACGGCTCGGGACGACGCGTGA